From the Methanobacterium sp. BAmetb5 genome, the window AATCCATTTATAATGTAGCTGAGTTGTCCTGCTTCTAGTAAGAATGCATCGTGACCATAGCTGGATTTGATCTGGCAGTAACTGACATCGACTTCATTGGCAGTTAAGGCCATTACTATTTCTTTAGACTCAGCTGGCGTGTAAAGCCAGTCTGAATCAACTGATATTACTAATACTCTGGCTTTAACATCTTTGAGTGCTTCGGATAAGGATACTGTTCCGTTTTCTGTCAGGTCAAAGTAGTCAATGGCTTTGGAGATGTAGAGATAGGAGTTGGCATCGAATCTCTTGGTGAAAGTGTCTCCCTGGTAGTGGAGGTAGCTTTCCACCTCAAAGTCTGTGGAAAAATCAAAACTGTACTCTTCTTTGTCCTGGAGTCTTCTTCCGAACTTTTCATACATTGATTCGTTGCTGAGGTAAGTTATGTGGCCGATCATACGGGCTAGGGCCAAGCCACTGTCTGGAAATTCTCCTTCATAATAATTACCTTCATTCCAGTGGGGATCACTGATTATGGCTCTTCTTCCCACTTCATTGAATGCGATTTGTTGGGGTGATGAATAGGATGTGGTGGCAATGGGTATGGCAGATCTCACCATGTCCGGGTAGGATACACACCACTGGAGGACCTGCATGCCACCCATGGATCCACCTACCACTGAGAATAGTTGTTTGATTTGGAGGTGGTCAATTAATTTTTTCTGGGCTTTTACCATGTCTTTGATGGTGATGATAGGGAATTCTAATGCGTATTGTTTCCCTGTTTCCGGATTTTGGGATGAAGGTCCGGTTGATCCCTGGCATCCTCCCAGTACATTGGAGCAGATGATGAAGTAACGATCGGTGTCCAGGCATTTGCCCGGGCCGATTATATTATCCCACCAGCCAGGTTTCCGGTCTCCTTCATGCCATCCTGCCACATGGGCATTACCCGAGAGGGCGTGACAGACCAAAATAGCGTTGCTTTTTTGCTTATTTAAGGCCCCATAGGTTTCATAGGCTATAGTAACATCTTTTAGACTGTCTCCACCATCCAATATTAATTCTTCAGATAGGCTGTAATATTTAGTTTCTACAACGCCAACAGATTCTTTTTTCATTTTTTGTCCCACATTGAGTAGGTTTACATGTAACTATACTAATATTGGTTATATTATCATAGTTAATTTTAGGAAAATCCATCTTACACACCGATGTATCCTTTTAGTTTGTCAACACTTGACTTGTCATTTTCTTCAGAAACATCATCATCATCGATTTCTACATCAATGCGTGATAATGCCTGATCAATGTCAGCAATGATATCTTCCACATCTTCCAGTCCAACTGATACTCTTATGAAGTCAGGAGTTACTCCTGTAGCTGCCTGTTCTTCTGTGGTTAGCTGCTGGTGAGTGGTTGATGCAGGGTGTATAACCAGACTCTTAGAATCTCCTATGTTAGCCAGATGCGAGAGTAGTTCCACATTGTTTATGAACTGTTTACCAGCTTCAAGACCTCCTTTAATTCCAAATCCGAGTAATGCCCCGTATCCTTTTTTAAGATATTTAGAAGCTACTTCATGGGCTGAATCTTCTCCCAGTCCAGGATAACTCACCCAGCTGACTTTTGGGTGGTTTTTGAGGAAGTTAGCAACAGTAAGTGCATTTCTGGAGTGTTGTTTCACACGCAGATCCAGTGTTTCCAGTCCCTGCAGGAATAACCAAGTGTTGAAAGGACTCACCTGTGCTCCAAGATCACGGAGTAATCTTACTCTTGCTCTGAAGGTGAAAGCCACATTACCTAACCCTGGGAAGTCTCCAAAAGCATCCCAGTAAACTAATCCATGGTAACTTGGATCTGGTTCTGTGAATCCGGGGAATTTACCATTACTCCAATCAAATTTACCGGAATCAACTATAACTCCACCTATTGATGTTCCGTGACCTCCTATGAACTTGGTTGCGGATAAAACAGTGATGTCCACTCCGTGTTCTATAGGCTTCACCAGACCTACTGCACTGGTGTTATCTACTACCACGGGGATTCCAGCTTCGTGGGCGATGTCTGAGATGATTTCAAAATCTGGCACGTCGAGTTTTGGGTTTCCAAGTGATTCTGCAAATATGGCCTTGGTTTTATCAGTTATGGCATCTTCGAATTCTTCGGGTTTATCAGAGTTCACAAAATTAACTTTCCTGCCTAATTCTGGGAAAGTGTAGTTAAACAGTTGGTAAGTTCCACCGTAGAGATTGTCTGCAGATAATATTTCATCCCCAGGTCCACTTAAGTTGAGTAATGCATAGGTAGTTGCTGCCTGCCCAGATGCTACAGCTAAAGCAGAGTTACCACCTTCAATAGCGGCTATTCTCCTTTCAAACACATCGTTGGTAGGGTTCATAATACGGGTGTAGATGTTACCCAGTTCTTTTAGGCCAAATAAGTTGGCTGCATGATCCGCATCGTTGAATACGTATGCTGCTGTCTGATATATAGGCACGGCTCTTGCTCCAGTTGCAGGATCTGGTTCTTCCTGTCCTACGTGCAACCCCAATGTACTTAATCCAAATTCTTTCTTGTTTTTTTCTGTCATTTGGTTTCCTCCATTTTGTTTTAAACTTCCATTTTTCCCCATATTCTACATTTATATATCGTATTATGGAGTTTTAATGATTTTCTGAGGGAATTTTAGTATTAACCTTGTTCTTATTAAGAACCATGCTGAAATATATCTCCACCAGAAAATATAACAATTGTTATATTATTTTACTATTTATACTTTGTCCCCCATACCAGTTAGAGCCTAACTTTTCTACTTATAACACCAGCCCCCTACATTTAGCAAATTAAATCAACTGGAAAATCAATTAATTATATAACATAACTTATATAATATAACAATAGTTATATAAATTTTGGTGATACAATGACCATGACTGAAGAAATGATGGAAGCTATAGAAAAAGACTTAGTATTCCTGGCTACAGCCAGCAGCGAAGGAATTCCCAACGTGGTTCCCATTGGCTTTGCCCGGCCCATTGACAACGGAAGTATATTGATCGCTGACAACTACATGAACAAAACCCGGAAGAACATTGAAGAAAACCCTAACGTTGCCATCGTGACCAAGGATGCCCAAAAAAATCCATACCAGTTTAAAGGTAAAGCTGAGATATT encodes:
- a CDS encoding homoserine O-acetyltransferase, with the translated sequence MKKESVGVVETKYYSLSEELILDGGDSLKDVTIAYETYGALNKQKSNAILVCHALSGNAHVAGWHEGDRKPGWWDNIIGPGKCLDTDRYFIICSNVLGGCQGSTGPSSQNPETGKQYALEFPIITIKDMVKAQKKLIDHLQIKQLFSVVGGSMGGMQVLQWCVSYPDMVRSAIPIATTSYSSPQQIAFNEVGRRAIISDPHWNEGNYYEGEFPDSGLALARMIGHITYLSNESMYEKFGRRLQDKEEYSFDFSTDFEVESYLHYQGDTFTKRFDANSYLYISKAIDYFDLTENGTVSLSEALKDVKARVLVISVDSDWLYTPAESKEIVMALTANEVDVSYCQIKSSYGHDAFLLEAGQLSYIINGFFSETLVVDVMTLNAATITEDSSIEEAAELMLDEKVTHLPVVSEDRRMLGIVTAWDISKAVALKYDKLDQIMTRDVVTALPQDPIELAARKMRKHNISSLPVVNDHGNVLGLITTDHISTLIAGDKY
- a CDS encoding pyridoxamine 5'-phosphate oxidase family protein, with product MTMTEEMMEAIEKDLVFLATASSEGIPNVVPIGFARPIDNGSILIADNYMNKTRKNIEENPNVAIVTKDAQKNPYQFKGKAEIFESGKIFDEVVEWAQNVMTKLNPKAAIVIKLTEIYSVQPGPEAGKKVE